From Carassius auratus strain Wakin chromosome 22, ASM336829v1, whole genome shotgun sequence, a single genomic window includes:
- the LOC113039873 gene encoding dual specificity protein phosphatase 5, producing MKVSSIDCRRLRKIIRKECGSCLIVDCRPYFSFSSSSIRGSVNVNLNSVVVRRSRGGPVPLQFIIPDENALFRLREGSISAVVALDDRTPHLQKLKKDSIAQIVINSLSHLASSASICFLKGGYENFQSHYPELCTETKPVDLSEDKSERGVSSHCDKLGSHHKPDYDQGRPVEILPFLYLGSAYHACRQDYLSDLRITALLNVSRRDSRPAKGQYDYKWIPVEDSHTADISSHFQEAIDFIERVKADGGKVLVHCEAGISRSPTICMAYIMKTQRLRLEQAFDVIRQRRAIVSPNFSFMGQLLQFESEVVSSTPPSVTPVTPVTPASQEMPTFFSGDFTLETENFESSVFTFPTSFLTPMPIQSSVHQFKLSPITALP from the exons ATGAAGGTCTCCAGCATAGACTGTCGCCGCCTGAGGAAGATCATACGGAAGGAGTGTGGAAGTTGTCTGATTGTGGACTGTCGACCGTATTTCTCGTTCTCCAGCTCGAGTATCAGAGGCTCCGTCAATGTCAACTTGAATTCAGTGGTGGTCCGGAGGTCCCGCGGCGGACCGGTGCCTCTACAGTTCATCATCCCGGACGAGAACGCGCTGTTTCGGCTCCGCGAGGGCAGCATCTCCGCCGTCGTGGCTCTGGATGACCGCACACCTCATTTACAAAAACTAAAGAAAGACAGCATTGCTCAGATTGTCATCAATAGTTTATCGCACTTGGCGAGTAGCGCGAGCATCTGCTTCCTAAAAG GAGGCTATGAGAACTTCCAATCCCATTACCCCGAGCTTTGCACCGAAACCAAGCCCGTGGATCTGAGCGAAGACAAAAGTGAAAGAGGCGTCAGCAGTCACTGTGACAAACTGGGTTCTCACCACAAACCGGACTATGATCAG GGACGTCCGGTGGAGATCTTGCCTTTCCTATACCTGGGCAGTGCCTATCACGCCTGCAGACAGGACTATCTGAGTGACCTCCGCATAACAGCGCTGCTGAACGTCTCACGCAGGGACTCGCGGCCCGCCAAAGGACAGTATGACTACAAATGGATCCCGGTGGAGGACAGTCACACGGCAGATATCAGCTCACACTTCCAGGAGGCCATAGATTTTATTG AACGTGTGAAAGCGGATGGAGGTAAAGTGCTGGTCCACTGCGAGGCTGGAATCTCTCGTTCTCCCACCATCTGCATGGCGTACATCATGAAAACTCAACGGTTGCGCTTGGAGCAGGCCTTTGACGTCATCCGACAGCGGCGCGCCATCGTCTCGCCCAATTTTAGCTTCATGGGTCAACTACTGCAGTTCGAGTCGGAGGTGGTTTCTTCCACACCTCCGTCCGTCACTCCTGTCACTCCTGTCACTCCTGCCTCTCAGGAGATGCCCACCTTCTTCAGTGGTGACTTCACACTCGAAACGGAGAACTTCGAGTCCTCGGTTTTCACCTTCCCTACCTCCTTCCTGACACCAATGCCCATCCAGTCGTCGGTTCACCAGTTTAAACTGAGTCCAATAACTGCGCTGCCTTAA
- the LOC113039867 gene encoding structural maintenance of chromosomes protein 3 yields MYIKQVIIQGFRSYRDQTVVDPFSSKHNVIVGRNGSGKSNFFYAIQFVLSDEFSHLRPEQRLALLHEGTGPRVISAFVEIIFDNSDNRLPIDKEEVSLRRVIGAKKDQYFLDKKMVTKNDVMNLLESAGFSRSNPYYIVKQGKINQMATAPDSQRLKLLREVAGTRVYDERKEESISLMKETEGKREKINELLKYIEERLHTLEDEKEELAQYQKWDKMRRALEYTIYNQELNETRAKLDELSSKRETCGDKSRQLRDAQQDARDKVEETERVVRELKSRISAMKEEKEQLSAERQEQIKQRTKLELKAKDLQDELAGNSEQRKRLLKERQKLLEKIEEKQKELQETEPKFNAVKEREERGISRLAQATQERTDLYAKQGRGSQFTSKEERDKWIKKELKSLDQAINDKKRQIAAIHKDLEDTEANKERNLEQYTKLDQDLSEVKTRVEELDKKYYEVKNRKDELQSERNYLWREENAEQQALAAKREELEKKQQLLRAATGKAILNGIDSINKVLEHFRRKGINQHVINGYHGIIMNNFDCEPAFYTCVEVTAGTRLFYHIVETDEVSTKILMEFNKMNLPGEVTFLPLSKLDVRDTAYPETNDAIPMISKLRYSPNFDKAFKHVFGKTLICRSMEVSTQLARAFTMDCITLEGDQVSHRGALTGGYYDTRKSRLELQKDMRKAEEELGELEAKLNENLRRNIERINNEIDQLMNQMQQIETQQRKFKASRDSILSEMKMLKEKRQQSEKTFMPKQRSLQSLEASLHAMESTRESLKAELGTDLLSQLSLEDQRRVDDLNDEIRQLQQDNRQLLNERIKLEGIMTRVETYLNENLRKRLDQVEQELNELRETEGGTVLTATTSELDGINKRIKDTLARSEDLDSLIDKTEVEIKDHQKSMERWKNIEKEQNEAINHDTKELEKMTNRQGMLLKKKEECMKKIRELGSLPQEAFEKYQTLTLKQLFRKLEQCNTELKKYSHVNKKALDQFVNFSEQKEKLIKRQEELERGYKSIMELMNVLELRKYEAIQLTFKQVSKNFSEVFQKLVPGGKATLVMKKGDTEGNQSQDEGEGADSERGSSSQSSVPSVDQFTGVGIRVSFTGKQGEMREMQQLSGGQKSLVALALIFAIQKCDPAPFYLFDEIDQALDAQHRKAVSDMIVELAGHAQFITTTFRPELLESADKFYGVKFRNKVSHIDVISAEQAKDFVEDDTTHG; encoded by the exons ATGTACATTAAACAG gtgattATTCAGGGCTTTCGCAGTTACAGAGATCAGACTGTGGTGGACCCCTTCAGCTCCAAACACAACGTGATCG TTGGAAGAAATGGATCAGGAAAGAGTAACTTCTTTTAtg CCATTCAGTTTGTGCTCAGTGATGAGTTCAGTCATCTTCGTCCAGAGCAGCGTCTGGCTCTGCTTCAC GAAGGCACTGGTCCTCGAGTCATTTCAGCCTTTGTGGAAATTATATTCGACAACTCTGACAACCGGCTGCCG ATTGATAAAGAGGAGGTGTCTCTGCGCCGCGTCATCGGAGCCAAGAAAGACCAGTACTTCCTGGACAAAAAGATGGTCAC GAAGAACGACGTGATGAACCTGTTAGAGAGCGCTGGCTTCTCCCGCAGCAACCCCTACTACATCGTCAAGCAGGGAAAG ATCAATCAGATGGCAACGGCGCCTGACTCTCAGCGTCTGAAGCTGCTCAGAGAGGTGGCCGGCACCAGAGTCTACGACGAGCGCAAAGAGGAGAGTATCTCGCTCATGAAGGAAACAG aggGCAAGCGAGAGAAGATTAATGAGCTGCTGAAGTACATCGAGGAGCGTCTGCACACTCTGGAGGATGAGAAAGAGGAGCTGGCTCAGTACCAGAAGTGGGACAAAATGAGAAGAGCTCTGGAGTACACCATCTACAACCAGGAGCTCAACGAGACGCGGGCCAAACTGGACGAG TTGTCCTCTAAGAGAGAGACCTGTGGGGACAAATCGAGACAACTGCGAGACGCTCAACAAGACGCTCGAGACAAAGTGGAG GAAACTGAGCGTGTGGTGAGGGAGCTGAAGTCTCGAATCTCGGCCATGAAGGAGGAGAAGGAGCAGCTGAGCGCCGAGCGACAGGAGCAGATCAAACAGAGGACCAAACTGGAGCTCAAGGCCAAAGATCTGCAGGACGAGCTGGCAGGAAACAGCGAACAGAGG AAACGACTGCTCAAAGAGCGCCAGAAGCTTCTGGAGAAGATCGAGGAAAAACAGAAGGAGCTGCAGGAAACAGAACCCAAATTTAACGCTGTGAAAGAACGAGAGGAGCGAGGAATCTCCCG GCTGGCTCAAGCCACACAGGAGCGGACAGACCTGTACGCCAAACAGGGCCGAGGCAGTCAGTTCACCTCTAAAGAAGAGAGGGACAAGTGGATCAAGAAAGAGCTGAAGTCTCTGGATCAAGCCATCAACGACAAGAAACGGCAGATCGCTGCCATCCACAAAGATCTGGAGGACACCGAGGCCAATAAAGAGAGAAACCTGGAGCAGTACACT AAACTGGACCAGGACTTGAGTGAGGTGAAGACTCGAGTGGAAGAGCTGGACAAGAAGTACTACGAGGTGAAGAACCGAAAAGATGAACTTCAGAGCGAGAGAAA CTACCTGTGGAGAGAGGAGAACGCAGAGCAGCAGGCGCTGGCAGCCAAACGAGAAGAGCTGGAGAAGAAACAACAGCTACTGAGAGCAGCCACCGGGAAG GCTATTTTGAACGGCATCGACAGCATTAATAAAGTACTGGAGCATTTCCGGCGGAAGGGCATCAACCAGCACGTCATCAACGGGTACCACGGCATCATCATGAACAACTTCGATTGTGAACCTGCCTTCTACACCTGTGTGGAGGTGACCGCCGGCACCAG gctgtTTTACCACATCGTAGAAACGGATGAAGTGAGCACCAAGATTCTGATGGAGTTTAATAAGATGAACTTGCCCGGGGAGGTCACCTTCCTGCCCCTCAGCAAACTGGACGTCAGGGACACCGCTTACCCCGAGACGAAC GACGCAATCCCCATGATCAGCAAGCTCCGTTACAGCCCGAACTTCGACAAGGCCTTCAAGCACGTGTTCGGGAAGACGCTGATCTGCCGCAGCATGGAGGTGTCCACCCAGCTGGCTCGAGCTTTCACCATGGACTGCATCACACTGGAGG GTGATCAGGTGAGTCATCGGGGCGCTCTGACCGGTGGCTACTACGACACGCGTAAGTCCCGTCTGGAGCTGCAGAAGGACATGAGGAAGGCCGAGGAGGAGCTCGGAGAACTGGAGGCCAAGCTCAACGAGAACCTGCGGCGAAATATTGAAC GTATCAATAACGAGATTGATCAGCTGATGAATCAGATGCAGCAGATCGAGACCCAGCAGAGGAAGTTCAAGGCGTCCAGAGACAGTATACTGTCTGAGATGAAGATGCTGAAGGAGAAGAGACAGCAGTCAGAGAAGACCTTCATGCCCAAG CAACGCAGTCTTCAGAGTCTGGAGGCCAGTCTGCACGCCATGGAGAGCACGCGGGAGTCTCTGAAGGCAGAGCTGGGGACAGACCTGCTCTCTCAGCTCAGTTTAGAGGACCAGCGCCGCGTGGACGACCTCAACGACGAGATCAGACAGCTGCAGCAG GACAACAGACAGCTGCTGAATGAGAGGATCAAGCTGGAGGGAATCATGACCAGAGTAGAGACGTACCTCAACGAAAACCTGCGCAAACGTCTCGACCAAGTCGAGCAG gaaTTGAATGAACTGAGAGAAACCGAAGGAGGAACCGTCCTCACAGCCACCACGTCAGAGTTAGACGGCATTAATAAACGCATAAAAGACACTCTGGCTCGATCTGAGG ATTTGGACTCCCTCATCGATAAGACGGAGGTGGAAATAAAGGACCACCAGAAGAGTATGGAGCGCTGGAAGAACATCGAGAAGGAGCAGAACGAAGCCATCAACCACGACACGAAGGAGCTGGAGAAGATGACCAACAGACAGGGCATGCTGCTGAAGAAGAAAGAGGAATGCATGAAGAAGATCCGCGAGCTGGGCTCCCTGCCGCAGGAGGCCTTCGAGAAGTACCAGACGCTCACGCTCAAACAG TTGTTCAGGAAGCTGGAGCAGTGTAACACAGAGCTGAAGAAGTACAGCCATGTGAATAAAAAAGCCCTGGACCAGTTCGTCAACTTCTCCGAGCAGAAAGAGAAGTTGATTAAGAGACAGGAAGAGCTGGAGAGAGGCTACAAATCCATCATGGAGCTCATGAACGTCTTGGAGCTGCGCAAATACGAGGCCATCCAGCTCACCTTCAAACAG GTGTCGAAGAATTTCAGCGAGGTGTTTCAGAAGCTGGTGCCCGGCGGTAAAGCCACTCTGGTGATGAAGAAGGGCGACACTGAGGGTAATCAGTCTCAGGACGAGGGCGAGGGAGCGGACAGTGAGAGGGGCTCCTCCTCCCAGAGCAGTGTGCCCAGTGTAGACCAGTTCACTGGAGTGGGCATCAGG gtgtcgTTCACAGGTAAACAGGGCGAGATGAGAGAGATGCAGCAGCTCTCTGGGGGTCAGAAGTCTCTGGTGGCTCTGGCTCTCATCTTTGCCATCCAGAAATGTGACCCTGCTCCTTTCTACCTGTTTGATGAAATCGACCAGGCTCTAGACGCCCAGCACAGAAAAGCAGTGTCAG ACATGATCGTGGAGCTGGCAGGACATGCTCAGTTCATCACCACGACCTTCAGACCCGAGCTTCTGGAGTCAGCCGATAAGTTTTACGGCGTCAAATTCAGAAACAAG gtgaGTCACATCGACGTGATCTCAGCAGAGCAGGCGAAGGACTTTGTGGAGGACGACACCACTCACGGCTAA